The following are encoded in a window of Amaranthus tricolor cultivar Red isolate AtriRed21 chromosome 2, ASM2621246v1, whole genome shotgun sequence genomic DNA:
- the LOC130805922 gene encoding uncharacterized protein LOC130805922 isoform X1, with protein sequence MAVCRWFVVVFFTFFGIVGALKATEGDTDPIYRGCVELCQETGCVGNQCFQQCKFTADGNVSDGRWYLQEPLYLKWKQWDCNSDCRYHCMLAREEERRKLGEQPVKYHGRWPFRRVYGIQEPVSVSLSALNLAIQFHGWISFFILVYYKLPLTDNRKTYYEYTGVWHLYGVLAMNCWFWAAVFHSRDLDLSEKLGYSSAVAFLGFGLILAIFRVFDIKKEASRVMVAAPLIAFVTTHILFLNFYNLDYDLNMKVCLIIGVAQLLLWAVWARVSQHPSRGKLQVVVYGGALSVLLLIYDFPPYWELVDALAVWHAVTIPLSYIWWSFIKDDAEYTTLTLLKKAK encoded by the exons ATGGCGGTTTGTCGTTGGTTTGTGGTTGTATTCTTTACTTTTTTCGGCATTGTTGGAGCTCTTAAAGCTACTGAAGGCGATACTGATCCAATTTACAG GGGTTGTGTGGAGCTTTGTCAGGAGACTGGTTGTGTTGGAAACCAATGTTTTCAGCAGTGCAAATTCACCGCTGATGGCAACGTTTCTGATGGACGGTGGTATCTCCAAGAACCCCTCTATCTGAAATGGAAACAGTGGGATTGCAATAGTGATTGCCGATACCATTGTATGCTTGCACGGGAGGAGGAACGGAGAAAGCTTGGGGAGCAGCCTGTCAAGTATCATGGAAGGTGGCCTTTTCGTCGTGTTTATGGAATTCAG GAACCTGTTTCTGTTTCTCTCTCTGCACTCAATCTTGCTATACAATTTCATGGTTGGatatctttcttcattcttgttTATTACAAACTGCCTTTGACGGATAACCGGAAGACATACTATGAGTATACTGGCGTATGGCATCTCTATGGTGTCTTGGCAATGAACTGTTGGTTCTGGGCTGCAGTTTTCCACAGCCG AGATCTGGACCTATCGGAGAAGCTAGGTTACTCATCTGCTGTTGCTTTCCTTGGCTTTGGTCTTATATTGGCCATTTTTCGAGTTTTTGACATAAAGAAAGAAGCCTCTAGGGTTATGGTTGCTgctccattgattgcatttgtgaCAACACATATCTTGTTTTTAAACTTCTACAACCTCGACTATG ATCTGAACATGAAAGTATGTTTGATCATTGGTGTGGCTCAGCTTCTCCTGTGGGCCGTATGGGCTCGTGTGAGTCAGCATCCATCGCGTGGAAAGTTGCAGGTAGTAGTATATGGGGGCGCTCTTTCTGTTCTCTTgttaatttatgattttccaCCCTATTGGGAACTTGTGGATGCTCTTGCTGTGTGGCATGCCGTTACCATTCCTCTTTCCTACATTTGGTGGAGCTTTATTAAGGATGACGCAGAGTACACAACATTGACTTTATTGAAGAAAGCCAAGTAG
- the LOC130805922 gene encoding uncharacterized protein LOC130805922 isoform X2 yields MAVCRWFVVVFFTFFGIVGALKATEGDTDPIYRGCVELCQETGCVGNQCFQQCKFTADGNVSDGRWYLQEPLYLKWKQWDCNSDCRYHCMLAREEERRKLGEQPVKYHGRWPFRRVYGIQEPVSVSLSALNLAIQFHGWISFFILVYYKLPLTDNRKTYYEYTGVWHLYGVLAMNCWFWAAVFHSRDLDLSEKLGYSSAVAFLGFGLILAIFRVFDIKKEASRVMVAAPLIAFVTTHILFLNFYNLDYGYFKPLVSI; encoded by the exons ATGGCGGTTTGTCGTTGGTTTGTGGTTGTATTCTTTACTTTTTTCGGCATTGTTGGAGCTCTTAAAGCTACTGAAGGCGATACTGATCCAATTTACAG GGGTTGTGTGGAGCTTTGTCAGGAGACTGGTTGTGTTGGAAACCAATGTTTTCAGCAGTGCAAATTCACCGCTGATGGCAACGTTTCTGATGGACGGTGGTATCTCCAAGAACCCCTCTATCTGAAATGGAAACAGTGGGATTGCAATAGTGATTGCCGATACCATTGTATGCTTGCACGGGAGGAGGAACGGAGAAAGCTTGGGGAGCAGCCTGTCAAGTATCATGGAAGGTGGCCTTTTCGTCGTGTTTATGGAATTCAG GAACCTGTTTCTGTTTCTCTCTCTGCACTCAATCTTGCTATACAATTTCATGGTTGGatatctttcttcattcttgttTATTACAAACTGCCTTTGACGGATAACCGGAAGACATACTATGAGTATACTGGCGTATGGCATCTCTATGGTGTCTTGGCAATGAACTGTTGGTTCTGGGCTGCAGTTTTCCACAGCCG AGATCTGGACCTATCGGAGAAGCTAGGTTACTCATCTGCTGTTGCTTTCCTTGGCTTTGGTCTTATATTGGCCATTTTTCGAGTTTTTGACATAAAGAAAGAAGCCTCTAGGGTTATGGTTGCTgctccattgattgcatttgtgaCAACACATATCTTGTTTTTAAACTTCTACAACCTCGACTATG GCTACTTCAAGCCATTAGTTAGCATTTAG